A DNA window from Candidatus Poribacteria bacterium contains the following coding sequences:
- the rny gene encoding ribonuclease Y, whose amino-acid sequence MRRRGCVKITVAIYYLIFLLAGVIAGYFVHQFISKRRMDDAHRRARQIIDEALRSAETIKKEIAVQAKEEAYRRQMELEQEMKAQRAEIQRMEQRLTAREEKLDLRWGELERKEKRLIKQARRLGAKNRELRQRENEIRTLEEQHRRILSEISGLSPEEAKRILMESMIEDARRDAMETIRQIEEEARQNAEKRAKEILCYAMERYAADHVAETAITVVPLPNDDLKGRIIGRQGRNIQALEAATGVEFIVDDTPDAILISGFDPIRREIARIALERLIADGRIHPSRIEQAVARARVDVENIIREEGERAVMELGIHGLHPELIRLIGRLKYRTSYGQNVLQHSKEVAFLAGVIASELGENDKLARRAGLIHDIGKAVDREIEGTHAQISASLAQRYGEPPAVVHAVEAHHDEVPPQSLLAVIIQVADKLSAARPGARRDSLEAYIKRLEKLERIAESFYGVEKSYAIQAGREIRVIVQEDKIDDAGIHDLAKQIAQKVKSELEFPGQVQVTVIRETRAVEYAR is encoded by the coding sequence ATACGCAGAAGGGGGTGTGTTAAGATAACAGTTGCGATTTACTATCTCATCTTTCTCCTCGCCGGCGTCATCGCAGGTTATTTCGTCCATCAGTTCATCTCCAAGAGGCGTATGGATGACGCTCATAGGCGAGCGCGTCAGATAATAGATGAGGCGCTGAGGAGCGCTGAAACCATAAAAAAGGAGATCGCCGTTCAGGCCAAGGAGGAAGCCTACAGGAGACAAATGGAGTTGGAGCAGGAGATGAAGGCTCAACGGGCCGAGATCCAGAGAATGGAGCAGAGGCTAACAGCTAGAGAGGAGAAACTTGACCTAAGATGGGGCGAGCTCGAAAGAAAGGAAAAGAGACTGATAAAACAGGCGAGAAGACTCGGAGCTAAAAACAGGGAGTTAAGACAGAGGGAAAATGAGATCCGAACTTTGGAGGAACAACACCGCAGGATCCTGTCGGAGATATCCGGCTTATCTCCCGAGGAGGCCAAGAGGATCTTAATGGAGAGTATGATCGAGGATGCGCGCAGAGACGCCATGGAGACGATCAGGCAGATAGAGGAGGAGGCCCGTCAGAACGCCGAGAAAAGGGCGAAGGAGATCCTGTGTTACGCCATGGAGCGATATGCCGCCGATCACGTCGCCGAGACCGCTATAACGGTCGTCCCTCTGCCGAACGACGACCTGAAGGGCAGGATTATAGGCCGCCAGGGGAGAAACATACAGGCGTTGGAGGCCGCGACGGGCGTCGAGTTCATAGTCGATGATACGCCCGACGCCATCCTCATCTCCGGGTTTGATCCCATAAGGCGTGAGATAGCCAGGATCGCCCTCGAAAGGCTCATAGCTGATGGAAGGATCCATCCCAGCCGGATAGAGCAGGCGGTCGCCAGGGCGAGGGTGGATGTTGAGAACATCATCAGGGAGGAGGGCGAACGCGCCGTGATGGAACTCGGAATCCATGGGTTGCATCCGGAGCTGATAAGGCTGATCGGCAGACTGAAATACAGGACCAGCTATGGACAGAACGTGCTCCAGCACTCCAAGGAAGTGGCCTTCCTGGCGGGGGTGATCGCCTCTGAGCTGGGGGAGAACGACAAACTCGCCCGACGCGCCGGTCTGATCCACGACATAGGCAAGGCGGTTGATAGGGAGATAGAGGGAACCCACGCGCAGATCAGCGCCTCACTGGCTCAGAGATACGGCGAGCCTCCGGCGGTCGTCCACGCGGTCGAGGCACATCACGACGAGGTACCCCCACAGAGCCTGCTGGCGGTTATAATCCAGGTGGCCGATAAGCTCTCAGCCGCTAGACCTGGAGCCAGGAGGGATTCTCTCGAGGCCTACATCAAAAGGCTCGAGAAGCTCGAAAGGATAGCCGAGTCCTTCTACGGCGTTGAAAAATCCTACGCGATCCAAGCCGGAAGGGAGATAAGGGTGATCGTGCAGGAAGATAAGATAGACGACGCCGGAATACATGATCTGGCTAAACAGATCGCCCAGAAGGTCAAATCCGAACTCGAATTTCCCGGTCAGGTGCAGGTGACGGTCATCAGGGAGACGAGAGCCGTGGAGTACGCCAGATGA
- a CDS encoding TIGR00282 family metallophosphoesterase — protein sequence MRLLFIGDIVGRPGRRALREILPEIKSGYDLVIANGENAAGGFGITPPLAEEIFSYGVHAITTGNHIWSKKEIYNYIEKEPRLLRPANYPEGTPGRGWGIFQTESGIRVCLINLLGRIFMEPTENPFRMMDSLLENLEDGVKTVILDFHAEATSEKIAMGWYLDGRVTAVIGTHTHVQTADEAILPGGTAYITDVGMTGPHDSVIGVKKDAVLRRFTTMMPVKFDVAKGDVRLSAVEIDVDENTGKAIRISRMQIPLK from the coding sequence ATGAGATTGCTTTTCATAGGCGATATCGTCGGTAGGCCCGGAAGGAGAGCGCTGAGGGAGATCCTACCGGAGATAAAATCGGGATATGACCTCGTGATCGCAAACGGTGAGAACGCCGCCGGTGGTTTCGGCATAACCCCTCCGCTGGCCGAGGAGATCTTCTCCTACGGAGTTCACGCCATAACCACGGGAAATCACATCTGGAGCAAAAAGGAGATCTACAATTACATCGAGAAGGAGCCTCGCCTGCTCAGACCGGCGAATTATCCGGAGGGAACCCCGGGCAGGGGATGGGGGATATTCCAAACCGAATCGGGGATCAGGGTCTGTCTGATAAACCTCCTCGGCAGGATCTTCATGGAGCCGACCGAAAATCCGTTCAGGATGATGGATTCTCTGCTGGAAAACCTGGAAGACGGGGTGAAGACGGTGATCTTGGATTTCCATGCCGAGGCCACATCGGAGAAGATCGCTATGGGGTGGTATCTGGACGGAAGGGTCACGGCGGTCATCGGAACCCACACCCACGTCCAGACGGCGGATGAAGCCATACTCCCCGGCGGAACGGCCTACATAACGGATGTGGGCATGACCGGGCCACACGATTCCGTTATCGGCGTGAAGAAGGATGCCGTCCTTAGGAGATTCACCACCATGATGCCGGTCAAATTCGACGTGGCAAAGGGCGATGTCAGGCTCTCAGCGGTGGAGATCGACGTCGATGAGAATACCGGCAAGGCGATCCGTATCTCCCGAATGCAGATCCCGCTGAAGTGA